Proteins encoded in a region of the Pseudomonas sp. GOM7 genome:
- the tssK gene encoding type VI secretion system baseplate subunit TssK, which produces MSQHKVIWQEGMLLRPQHFQQNDRYLDHQLKVRTQKLASYAWGFFELEIDRQFLNMGKLVVSKASGVLPDGSLFDLGVEREPLGLDVPPNTGNTPVYLALPLVTGNHIESRRPEQKDVLARYVAFDEEVADCNAGDSSVSQVSTGRPDFRLLLGEQQNDQAYVKLKLCDVLDTTPDGVISLDPEFSPTYVNFQASGYLLSCLKEVISMLAHRGDILAERIRATGKVGGAEVGDFMMLQLINRYEPILRHHLGVEQVHPEQIYRELVGLLGELATFSSESKRPRLEGRYLHSDQGLSFRKLMDAIRQVLSMVLEQHAIEMLLQQRQYGIQVAPLHDHKLLGTSSFVLAASAQCDSEELRQRLPAHLKVGPVERIRQLVNLHLPGIKVKPLPVAPRQIPFHSGKTYFALELSSEELAQLERSGGFAFHVSGEFSGLELKFWAIRN; this is translated from the coding sequence ATGAGCCAGCACAAAGTCATCTGGCAGGAAGGCATGCTGCTGCGCCCGCAGCACTTCCAGCAGAACGATCGCTATCTCGATCACCAGCTCAAGGTGCGTACGCAGAAGCTGGCCAGCTATGCCTGGGGCTTCTTCGAGCTGGAGATCGACCGGCAATTCCTCAACATGGGCAAGCTGGTGGTGAGCAAGGCCAGCGGTGTGCTGCCCGACGGCAGCCTCTTCGACCTCGGCGTCGAGCGCGAGCCGCTGGGCCTGGACGTGCCGCCGAACACCGGCAATACCCCGGTGTACCTGGCGCTGCCGCTGGTCACCGGCAACCACATCGAGAGCCGTCGCCCGGAGCAGAAGGACGTACTGGCCCGCTATGTCGCCTTCGACGAAGAGGTTGCCGACTGCAACGCCGGCGACAGCAGCGTCAGCCAGGTCAGCACCGGCCGCCCGGATTTCCGCCTGCTGCTCGGCGAGCAGCAAAACGACCAGGCCTACGTCAAACTCAAGCTGTGCGACGTGCTCGACACCACCCCGGATGGGGTGATCAGCCTCGACCCGGAATTCAGCCCCACCTACGTCAACTTCCAGGCCTCCGGCTACCTGCTGAGCTGCCTCAAGGAAGTGATCAGCATGCTCGCCCACCGTGGCGACATCCTCGCCGAGCGTATCCGCGCCACCGGCAAGGTGGGCGGCGCCGAGGTCGGCGACTTCATGATGCTGCAGTTGATCAACCGCTACGAGCCGATCCTGCGTCACCACCTGGGCGTCGAGCAGGTGCACCCGGAGCAGATCTACCGCGAGCTGGTCGGCCTGCTTGGCGAGCTGGCCACCTTCTCCAGCGAAAGCAAGCGTCCGCGCCTGGAGGGCCGCTACCTGCACAGCGACCAGGGCCTGAGCTTCCGCAAGCTGATGGACGCCATCCGCCAGGTGCTGTCGATGGTGCTCGAACAGCACGCCATCGAGATGCTCCTGCAGCAACGCCAGTACGGCATCCAGGTGGCGCCGCTGCACGACCACAAGCTGCTCGGCACCTCCAGCTTCGTGCTCGCCGCCAGCGCCCAGTGCGACTCCGAGGAGCTGCGCCAGCGCCTGCCGGCGCACCTCAAGGTCGGCCCGGTGGAGCGCATCCGCCAACTGGTCAACCTGCACCTGCCGGGGATCAAGGTCAAACCGCTGCCGGTGGCACCACGGCAAATCCCCTTCCACTCGGGCAAGACCTACTTCGCCTTGGAGCTCAGCTCCGAAGAGCTGGCGCAGTTGGAACGCTCCGGCGGCTTTGCCTTCCACGTGTCCGGCGAGTTCTCCGGGCTTGAGCTGAAATTCTGGGCGATCAGGAACTGA
- the tssJ gene encoding type VI secretion system lipoprotein TssJ, which yields MPRLLSLALAAALLTLAGCSALSPYSKLTKLDLSLAGSDQLNPDLNGRPSPIVVRLMELKHPVAFENADFFSLYQRPKEALAPDLVAFEELELRPGETRELKLTVEEGSRYVGVLAAYRDLPEASWRYVIPVEALERNQANLSLDERGIRNLDDEQEQAQ from the coding sequence ATGCCTCGCTTGCTTTCCCTGGCGCTCGCCGCCGCGCTGCTGACCCTCGCCGGCTGCTCCGCGCTGTCGCCCTACTCCAAGCTGACCAAATTGGACCTGAGCCTGGCCGGTAGCGACCAGCTCAACCCGGATCTCAACGGCCGGCCCTCGCCCATCGTGGTACGCCTGATGGAGCTCAAGCACCCGGTGGCCTTCGAGAACGCCGACTTCTTCTCCCTCTACCAGCGCCCCAAGGAAGCCCTGGCACCTGACCTGGTGGCCTTCGAGGAACTGGAGCTGCGCCCGGGTGAAACCCGCGAGCTCAAGCTCACGGTGGAGGAAGGCAGCCGCTACGTCGGCGTACTGGCCGCCTACCGTGACCTGCCGGAGGCTAGCTGGCGCTACGTCATCCCGGTGGAGGCGCTGGAGCGCAATCAGGCCAATCTGAGCCTGGACGAGCGCGGCATCCGCAACCTCGATGACGAGCAGGAGCAGGCACAATGA
- the tagH gene encoding type VI secretion system-associated FHA domain protein TagH, with the protein MELVFDVVSAQQFVPGLMTTKTFKQAGGVIGRAEECDWVIPDRKRVISSRHAEVSYRDGAFYLTDTSSNGISLKDSGASLAKGRPQRIEHGSVYCLGDFEIRARLIRDPAMFEGDIGLPQAAGSIIPDDAFLDLDPITALEQQERVYAEVDDLTAVLRPSNAQAQQRDYAQIDEENLLVPELVMPTPAPQPKPAPEPERLPPTFWEKFADALGVRLDDLDEEARQALALNAAKLLKQSVGSLQQALRTRSELKNELRLALTTVQSAGNNPLKHGLDTSETLSVLLRGGKAGQLPAEQAISRSFRDLQAHQVALLAASRAAVKGMLEQLAPEQLTLRFEREGRKPLIATDGSRWRAYRRLHTSLEKNDDWSDRLFARDFASAYEEQVRLIATLNTDLQG; encoded by the coding sequence ATGGAACTGGTATTCGATGTGGTCAGCGCGCAGCAGTTCGTGCCAGGTCTGATGACCACTAAGACCTTCAAGCAGGCCGGTGGCGTGATTGGCCGTGCCGAGGAATGCGACTGGGTGATCCCGGATCGCAAGCGGGTCATCTCCAGCCGGCACGCGGAAGTGAGCTATCGCGATGGCGCCTTCTACCTGACCGATACCAGCAGCAATGGCATATCCCTCAAGGACAGCGGCGCCAGCCTGGCCAAGGGCCGCCCGCAGCGTATCGAGCATGGCAGCGTGTACTGCCTGGGCGATTTCGAGATACGCGCACGACTGATCCGCGACCCGGCCATGTTCGAGGGCGATATCGGCCTGCCACAGGCGGCTGGCAGCATCATCCCCGATGATGCCTTCCTCGATCTCGACCCGATCACCGCCCTGGAGCAACAGGAGCGCGTCTACGCCGAGGTGGACGACCTGACCGCCGTGCTGCGCCCCAGCAATGCCCAGGCGCAACAGCGCGACTATGCGCAGATCGACGAGGAAAACCTGCTGGTGCCCGAGCTGGTGATGCCGACACCGGCACCGCAGCCAAAACCTGCCCCGGAACCCGAGCGCCTGCCGCCGACGTTCTGGGAGAAATTCGCCGATGCCCTCGGCGTGCGCCTCGACGACCTCGACGAAGAAGCCCGCCAGGCCCTGGCGCTGAATGCCGCCAAGTTGCTCAAGCAGAGCGTCGGTAGCCTGCAACAGGCCCTGCGCACCCGCAGTGAACTGAAGAACGAACTGCGCCTGGCCTTGACCACGGTGCAGAGCGCCGGCAACAACCCGCTCAAGCACGGCCTGGATACCAGCGAAACCCTCAGCGTCCTGCTGCGTGGCGGCAAGGCCGGCCAACTGCCGGCCGAGCAGGCCATCAGCCGCAGCTTCCGTGACCTGCAGGCGCATCAGGTGGCGCTGCTGGCCGCCAGCCGCGCGGCGGTCAAGGGCATGCTCGAACAACTGGCCCCCGAGCAACTGACCCTGCGCTTCGAGCGCGAGGGCCGCAAACCGCTGATCGCCACCGATGGCAGCCGCTGGCGCGCCTATCGTCGCCTGCACACCTCGCTGGAAAAGAACGACGACTGGAGCGACCGCCTGTTCGCCCGCGACTTCGCCAGTGCCTACGAAGAGCAGGTTCGCCTGATCGCCACCCTCAACACCGACCTTCAAGGATGA
- a CDS encoding type VI secretion protein — MQHRYRTAVLLALAIALAGCAGNYKFSDDQYRPLGDPQAEKRGH; from the coding sequence ATGCAGCATCGCTACCGAACCGCCGTCCTGCTGGCCCTGGCCATCGCCCTGGCCGGCTGCGCTGGCAACTACAAGTTTAGCGACGACCAATACCGCCCGCTGGGCGACCCTCAAGCAGAAAAACGCGGCCACTGA
- a CDS encoding DUF805 domain-containing protein has translation MRHFLGRISWFLLEPMISSGRIGRLKYLLLHVWSAWPIFLLVAISGESYPMWLQYVLSSFALFAFLYWWVATLTAGVRRLHDLGRSGYWVLLINLIWPLLLIWPGQRQSNRYGPPTPERFAAKQLNGAI, from the coding sequence ATGAGGCATTTCCTGGGCCGTATTTCGTGGTTCTTGCTGGAACCAATGATTTCCAGCGGAAGAATTGGGCGACTCAAGTATCTGTTGCTCCATGTGTGGAGTGCCTGGCCGATCTTCCTGCTCGTTGCCATCAGTGGCGAGAGCTATCCGATGTGGCTGCAGTACGTGCTCTCTTCCTTTGCTCTTTTCGCCTTCCTTTACTGGTGGGTTGCCACGCTAACTGCTGGCGTCCGTCGCCTGCATGATCTGGGTCGAAGCGGCTACTGGGTGCTACTGATCAATCTGATCTGGCCGCTACTGCTGATCTGGCCCGGTCAACGCCAGAGCAATCGCTATGGTCCTCCCACACCTGAACGTTTTGCTGCCAAACAGTTAAACGGGGCCATCTGA
- a CDS encoding sigma-54-dependent Fis family transcriptional regulator translates to MFAEIPQPLRYAEALLQRYAELAGAASSERLLAELVRASAELADCELGQLYLLDHTNTRLTLSAEWLDGTLQARTAASLSSDYDGEHLLQYCLCQNQPLCIEELDSSLHAIACLPEGTAWRSLLCLPLSNAEGHSRGLLLVASHGPRELQGFVASFAHLGSFALAQLQLLQRLRAPANDELPTPNVATPCASGYGLLGQSQAIQQVYQLIGKVLHSTVSVLVTGETGTGKELVARAIHDCGSRRSKAFVVQNCAALPENLLESELFGYRKGAFTGADSDKPGLFDIANGGTLFLDEIGDMPLTLQAKLLRVLQEGEVRPLGSNETHKVDVRIIAATHQELRKHVEDGRFREDLFYRLSNFPIELPPLRQRGEDILLLARHFASTASSLLQRDACRWSDAALEHLAGYAFPGNVRELKGLVERAVLLCEGGELLPEHFNLEQSPYVETTPLSLRERMDRLERNLLLDCLRKNRGNQTSAANELGLPRRTLLYRMQRLKISPSEV, encoded by the coding sequence ATGTTCGCTGAAATCCCGCAGCCGCTGCGCTACGCCGAGGCCCTGCTGCAGCGCTACGCCGAACTGGCCGGTGCGGCCAGCAGCGAGCGCCTGCTCGCCGAGCTGGTGCGCGCGTCGGCCGAGCTGGCCGACTGCGAGCTGGGCCAGCTCTACCTGCTGGATCACACCAACACCCGCCTGACCCTCAGCGCCGAGTGGCTGGACGGCACGCTGCAAGCGCGTACGGCCGCCAGCCTGTCCAGTGACTACGATGGCGAGCACCTGCTGCAGTATTGCCTGTGCCAGAACCAGCCACTGTGCATCGAGGAACTCGACAGCAGCCTGCACGCCATCGCCTGCCTGCCCGAGGGCACCGCCTGGCGCAGCCTGCTGTGCCTGCCGCTGAGCAACGCCGAAGGCCACAGCCGTGGCCTGCTACTGGTGGCCAGCCATGGCCCGCGCGAGCTGCAGGGTTTCGTCGCCTCATTCGCCCATCTGGGCAGCTTCGCCCTGGCGCAACTGCAATTGCTGCAACGCCTGCGTGCCCCGGCGAACGACGAGCTCCCCACGCCGAATGTGGCCACGCCCTGCGCTAGCGGCTACGGCCTGCTGGGCCAGAGCCAGGCCATCCAGCAGGTCTATCAACTGATCGGCAAAGTGCTGCACAGCACGGTCAGCGTGCTGGTCACCGGCGAAACCGGCACCGGCAAGGAGCTGGTCGCCCGCGCCATTCACGACTGTGGTTCGCGGCGCAGCAAGGCCTTCGTCGTGCAGAACTGCGCGGCCCTGCCGGAGAACCTGCTGGAAAGCGAGCTGTTCGGTTACCGCAAGGGTGCCTTCACCGGCGCCGATAGCGACAAACCCGGCCTGTTCGACATCGCCAACGGCGGCACCCTGTTCCTCGACGAGATCGGCGACATGCCGCTGACCCTGCAGGCCAAGCTGCTGCGCGTGCTGCAGGAGGGCGAAGTGCGCCCACTGGGCAGCAACGAGACGCACAAGGTGGACGTGCGCATCATCGCCGCCACCCATCAGGAACTGCGCAAGCATGTCGAGGACGGGCGCTTCCGCGAAGACCTGTTCTATCGCCTGTCCAACTTCCCCATCGAGCTACCGCCGCTGCGCCAGCGTGGCGAAGACATCCTGCTGCTCGCCCGCCATTTCGCCAGCACCGCCAGCAGCCTGCTGCAACGCGACGCCTGCCGCTGGAGCGACGCCGCGCTTGAGCACCTGGCCGGTTATGCCTTCCCCGGCAACGTGCGCGAACTCAAGGGCCTGGTGGAACGTGCGGTGCTGCTGTGTGAAGGCGGCGAACTGCTGCCCGAGCACTTCAACCTGGAGCAGAGCCCCTACGTCGAAACCACGCCGCTGAGCCTGCGTGAGCGCATGGATCGTCTCGAGCGCAACCTGCTGCTCGACTGCCTGCGCAAGAACCGTGGCAACCAGACCAGCGCCGCCAACGAGCTGGGCCTGCCCCGGCGCACCCTGCTGTACCGCATGCAGCGGCTGAAGATCAGCCCGAGTGAAGTGTGA
- the tssH gene encoding type VI secretion system ATPase TssH has product MINVDLQQLVQALDAASKRDLEMAAERCVVRGGNKILVEDLLLGLLERPESLLARALQDAELDAGELAQALQPRGEHSESRNPVFSAELVQWLQDALLVANLELGANQVDQAALILALLRNPMRYAGSHYQALLGKLNAERLRDFALSQQPQAAGGKPAAAGESNLARFTHNFTQQARDGKLDPVLCRDGAIRQMVDILARRRKNNPIVVGEAGVGKTAIVEGLALRIANGEVPQVLKGVELLCLDLGLLQAGASVKGEFERRLQGVIDEVKASPKPIILFIDEAHTLIGAGGQAGSGDAANLLKPALARGELRTIAATTWSEYKKYFEKDPALARRFQPVQLHEPTVDEAVTILRGLAPVYEKSHGIYLRDDAVVAAAELSARYLAGRQLPDKAVDVLDTACARVRISLAAAPEALERLRGEIAEGERQGEAMRRDLEAGLNIDHEALDALEERLVVARAELEQLETRWAVQRELAERLLEQRKQCAAARLTGNEEASDEPRPSLEELEAELRALQAELAAAQASERLVSFEVCPRLVAEVISHWTGVPLSQLAREHNTKVITFAEDLRQRVRGQEQAIQALDKAMRATAAGLNKPDAPVGVFLLVGPSGVGKTETALALADLLYGGERFLTVINMSEFQEKHTVSRLIGAPPGYVGYGEGGMLTEAVRQKPYSVILLDEVEKADPDVMNVFYQIFDKGVANDGEGREINFRNTLILMTSNLASDRIASLCAGGERPAAEDLELAIRPQLSQHFKPALLGRMRVVPYYPMDADLLRQLVGLKLARFGERLARRQLAFSHCDGLVEHLAERCTHGDSGARLIDHLIDQHLQPLVVDRLLDAMAAGESLQRVHATLDADSTVICEFA; this is encoded by the coding sequence ATGATCAACGTCGATCTGCAACAACTGGTTCAAGCCCTGGACGCCGCGAGCAAACGCGATCTGGAGATGGCCGCCGAGCGCTGCGTGGTACGCGGCGGCAACAAGATTCTCGTCGAAGACCTGCTGCTGGGCCTGCTGGAGCGCCCGGAAAGCCTGCTGGCGCGCGCGCTGCAAGATGCCGAACTGGACGCTGGCGAGCTGGCCCAGGCCCTGCAACCGCGCGGCGAGCACAGCGAATCGCGCAACCCGGTATTCAGTGCCGAGCTGGTGCAGTGGCTGCAGGATGCCCTGCTGGTGGCCAACCTGGAGCTGGGCGCCAATCAAGTCGACCAGGCCGCGCTGATCCTCGCCCTGCTGCGCAACCCCATGCGCTATGCCGGCAGCCACTACCAGGCGCTGCTGGGCAAGCTCAACGCCGAACGCCTGCGCGACTTCGCCCTCAGCCAGCAGCCGCAGGCCGCAGGTGGCAAGCCGGCCGCCGCAGGCGAATCCAACCTGGCGCGCTTCACCCACAACTTCACCCAGCAGGCCCGCGACGGCAAGCTCGACCCGGTGCTGTGCCGCGACGGCGCGATTCGCCAGATGGTCGACATCCTCGCCCGCCGACGCAAGAACAACCCCATCGTGGTCGGCGAGGCCGGCGTCGGCAAGACCGCCATCGTCGAAGGCCTGGCCCTGCGCATCGCCAATGGCGAGGTGCCGCAGGTGCTCAAGGGCGTCGAACTGCTGTGCCTGGATCTTGGCCTGCTGCAGGCCGGTGCCAGCGTCAAGGGCGAGTTCGAGCGTCGCCTGCAAGGGGTGATCGATGAGGTGAAAGCCTCACCCAAGCCGATCATCCTGTTCATCGACGAAGCCCACACCCTGATCGGTGCCGGTGGCCAGGCCGGCAGCGGCGACGCCGCCAACCTGCTCAAGCCAGCGCTGGCCCGTGGCGAGCTGCGCACCATCGCTGCCACCACCTGGAGCGAATACAAGAAGTACTTCGAGAAGGACCCGGCCCTGGCCCGTCGCTTCCAGCCGGTGCAACTGCACGAGCCCACCGTCGACGAGGCGGTGACCATTCTGCGTGGTCTGGCGCCGGTGTACGAGAAGAGCCACGGCATCTACCTGCGTGACGACGCGGTGGTCGCCGCCGCCGAACTGTCGGCGCGCTACCTGGCCGGTCGGCAACTGCCGGACAAGGCCGTGGACGTGCTCGACACCGCCTGCGCCCGCGTACGTATCAGCCTGGCTGCTGCCCCCGAGGCGCTGGAGCGCCTGCGCGGCGAGATCGCCGAGGGCGAGCGCCAGGGTGAAGCCATGCGCCGCGACCTGGAAGCCGGTCTGAATATCGACCATGAAGCCCTGGATGCCCTGGAAGAGCGCCTGGTCGTCGCCCGCGCCGAGTTGGAACAATTGGAAACCCGCTGGGCCGTGCAGCGCGAGCTGGCTGAACGCCTGCTGGAACAGCGCAAGCAATGCGCCGCCGCCCGCCTGACAGGCAACGAAGAAGCCAGCGATGAACCGCGCCCGAGCCTGGAAGAACTGGAAGCCGAACTGCGCGCGCTGCAGGCCGAGCTGGCCGCAGCCCAGGCCAGCGAGCGCCTGGTCAGCTTCGAGGTCTGCCCGCGCCTGGTAGCCGAAGTGATCAGCCACTGGACGGGCGTGCCGCTGAGTCAACTGGCCCGCGAGCACAACACCAAGGTCATCACCTTCGCCGAGGACCTGCGCCAGCGTGTGCGCGGCCAGGAGCAAGCGATCCAGGCACTGGACAAGGCGATGCGCGCCACCGCCGCCGGCCTCAACAAGCCCGATGCGCCGGTGGGCGTGTTCCTCCTGGTCGGCCCCAGCGGCGTCGGCAAGACCGAGACCGCTCTGGCCCTGGCCGACCTGCTATATGGCGGCGAGCGCTTCCTCACCGTGATCAACATGTCCGAGTTTCAGGAAAAACACACCGTGTCGCGGCTGATCGGCGCGCCGCCCGGCTACGTCGGCTATGGCGAAGGCGGCATGCTCACCGAGGCGGTACGGCAGAAGCCCTACTCGGTGATCCTCCTCGACGAGGTGGAGAAGGCCGATCCGGACGTGATGAACGTCTTCTACCAGATCTTCGACAAGGGCGTGGCCAACGACGGCGAAGGGCGCGAGATCAACTTCCGCAACACCCTGATCCTGATGACCAGCAACCTGGCCAGCGATCGCATCGCCAGCCTCTGTGCCGGCGGCGAGCGCCCGGCTGCCGAGGATCTGGAGCTGGCCATCCGCCCGCAACTGTCGCAGCACTTCAAGCCTGCCCTGCTCGGGCGCATGCGCGTGGTGCCGTACTACCCCATGGACGCTGACCTGCTGCGTCAGTTGGTCGGCCTCAAGCTGGCCCGCTTCGGCGAGCGCCTGGCGCGTCGTCAGCTCGCTTTCAGCCATTGCGACGGCCTGGTCGAGCACCTGGCCGAGCGCTGCACCCATGGCGACAGCGGCGCGCGCCTGATCGATCACCTGATCGACCAGCACCTGCAGCCGCTGGTGGTCGACCGCCTGCTCGACGCCATGGCCGCCGGCGAAAGCCTGCAGCGCGTGCACGCCACGCTGGATGCCGATTCCACCGTGATCTGCGAGTTCGCCTGA
- the tssG gene encoding type VI secretion system baseplate subunit TssG, giving the protein MDATHGATAPALNRLSRGIREYSLFQAVQLVLERLAAAHPDLDEERLYEHLEFQANPSLGFPGSDIDRVQFFEEHGELRARMRVNLVGLFGGGSPLPAFYSEQALGDSEDGNPTRDFLDLFNNRLQRLLLPIWKKYRYRACFQSGAVDAFSAHLFALIGLGSEQIRQAQELNWKRLLPYLGLLSLRAHSAALIESVLRYYFKHAELFIEQCLERQVTVLEEQRNRLGLANSRLGEDTVLGEHVRDRGGKFRIHVRQLGWTRFHEFLPIGTGYQPLCALVRFTLRDPLDYDIRLELRQDEIRDLRIGEENPCLLGWTTWLGRENADGLVTLGSKTH; this is encoded by the coding sequence ATGGACGCCACGCATGGGGCAACAGCCCCTGCTCTGAATCGGCTCAGCCGGGGTATCCGCGAATACAGCCTGTTTCAGGCCGTACAGCTGGTGCTCGAGCGCCTTGCAGCGGCCCATCCGGATCTGGATGAGGAACGCCTCTATGAGCATCTGGAGTTCCAGGCCAACCCGAGCCTGGGCTTCCCGGGTAGCGACATCGACCGCGTGCAGTTCTTCGAGGAACACGGCGAGCTGCGCGCGCGCATGCGCGTCAACCTGGTCGGCCTGTTCGGTGGCGGCTCGCCGCTGCCGGCGTTCTACAGCGAACAGGCCCTGGGCGACAGCGAGGACGGCAACCCGACCCGCGACTTCCTCGACCTGTTCAACAACCGCCTGCAGCGCCTGTTGCTGCCGATCTGGAAGAAGTACCGCTACCGCGCCTGTTTCCAGAGCGGTGCAGTGGACGCCTTCTCGGCACACCTGTTCGCCCTGATCGGTCTTGGCAGCGAGCAGATCCGCCAGGCGCAGGAGCTGAACTGGAAGCGCCTGCTGCCCTACCTCGGCCTGCTCAGCCTGCGTGCCCACTCGGCGGCGCTGATCGAGTCGGTGCTGCGTTACTACTTCAAGCATGCCGAGCTGTTCATCGAGCAGTGCCTGGAGCGCCAGGTCACCGTGCTGGAGGAACAGCGCAATCGCCTCGGCCTGGCCAACAGCCGGCTCGGCGAGGACACCGTGCTCGGCGAGCATGTGCGCGACCGCGGCGGCAAATTCCGCATTCACGTGCGCCAGCTCGGCTGGACACGCTTTCACGAGTTCCTGCCGATCGGCACGGGTTACCAGCCGCTGTGCGCGCTGGTGCGCTTCACCCTGCGCGATCCGCTGGACTACGACATCCGCCTGGAACTGCGCCAAGACGAAATTCGTGACCTGCGCATCGGCGAAGAAAATCCCTGCCTGTTAGGGTGGACGACCTGGCTTGGCCGTGAAAACGCCGACGGCCTGGTCACGCTCGGCAGCAAAACACATTAA
- the tssF gene encoding type VI secretion system baseplate subunit TssF, producing the protein MSFNHYYQSELTALRQLGKRFAERSPALAPFLGQAGRDPDVERLLEGFAFLSGRLRQKLDDELPELTHSLMHLLWPNYMRPLPAFSMLQFDPLTRPGPALPVARGTPVEAKPVEDVTCRFRTCFPTEVLPLALNGLDYSVKGDGALLSLRLAMTADGHIGEIGLNKLRLHLAGERYIGQMLYLALLRNLGGIQVVLLDAAGKPMQDAFGQTLGTLQLKPEQVQPVGFAEDEALIPYPLNTFRGYRYLQEYFAFQEKFLFVDLLGLDALNGLPEDLLKQARSLELRFDIHKAGVQRIRPTLENVRLYCTPVVNLFKHDAIPIRLDGKQDQYLLLPAEYDSQHCGVFSVDCVTGWKPGGMGYEEYVPFESFEHDPSFDVPVARPHYSVRQQPSMLGEGLETWLSFGLYNLEQHETLSIELTCTNQNLPRQLRLGDICLPSEDTPDFLSFRNISAVTPSYAPPLHRDFLWKLISNMSLNYLSLANVEALKVILETYDLPRYYDQHAERVSKRLLGGLKSIGHRHVDRLHRGLPVRGVRTELVMNPEGYLGEGDLFLFASVLNEFFALYASLNSYHELHVQSTQGESYKWTPRMGQQPLL; encoded by the coding sequence ATGTCTTTCAACCACTACTACCAAAGCGAACTCACCGCCCTGCGCCAACTGGGCAAGCGCTTCGCCGAGCGCAGCCCGGCGCTGGCGCCGTTTCTCGGCCAGGCCGGGCGTGATCCGGATGTCGAGCGCCTGCTCGAAGGCTTCGCCTTCCTTTCCGGGCGCCTGCGGCAAAAGCTCGATGACGAGTTGCCGGAGCTGACCCATTCGCTGATGCACCTGCTGTGGCCGAACTACATGCGCCCGCTGCCGGCCTTCAGCATGCTCCAATTCGACCCGCTGACCCGGCCTGGCCCGGCACTGCCGGTGGCACGGGGTACGCCGGTAGAGGCCAAGCCGGTCGAGGACGTCACCTGCCGTTTTCGCACCTGCTTCCCCACCGAGGTGCTGCCGCTGGCACTGAACGGTCTGGATTATTCGGTCAAGGGCGACGGTGCACTGCTCAGCCTGCGCCTGGCGATGACGGCCGACGGCCATATTGGCGAGATTGGCCTGAACAAACTGCGCCTGCACCTGGCCGGCGAGCGTTATATCGGCCAGATGCTCTACCTGGCGCTGCTGCGTAACCTCGGCGGCATCCAGGTGGTGCTGCTCGATGCCGCCGGCAAGCCGATGCAGGATGCCTTCGGCCAGACGCTCGGCACCCTGCAGCTCAAGCCCGAGCAGGTGCAGCCGGTGGGCTTCGCCGAAGACGAGGCGCTGATCCCCTACCCGCTGAACACCTTCCGTGGCTACCGCTACCTGCAGGAGTATTTCGCCTTCCAGGAGAAATTCCTCTTCGTCGACCTGCTCGGCCTGGACGCCCTCAACGGCCTGCCCGAGGATCTGCTCAAGCAGGCACGCAGCCTGGAGCTGCGTTTCGATATCCACAAGGCTGGCGTGCAACGCATCCGCCCGACCTTGGAAAACGTGCGCCTGTACTGCACGCCGGTGGTCAATCTGTTCAAGCACGACGCCATCCCGATCCGCCTCGACGGCAAGCAGGATCAGTACCTGCTGCTGCCAGCCGAATACGACTCGCAGCACTGCGGGGTGTTCTCGGTGGACTGCGTGACCGGCTGGAAGCCGGGTGGCATGGGCTACGAGGAGTACGTGCCGTTCGAGTCGTTCGAGCACGACCCCAGCTTCGACGTGCCGGTGGCGCGCCCGCACTACAGCGTGCGCCAGCAACCGTCGATGCTCGGCGAAGGCCTGGAGACCTGGCTCAGCTTCGGCCTGTACAACCTCGAGCAACACGAGACGCTGTCCATCGAGCTGACATGCACCAACCAGAACCTGCCACGGCAACTGCGCCTGGGCGATATCTGCCTGCCCAGCGAAGACACCCCGGACTTTCTCAGCTTCCGCAATATCAGCGCGGTCACCCCGAGCTATGCACCGCCGCTGCACCGCGACTTCCTGTGGAAGCTGATTTCCAACATGTCGCTGAACTACCTGTCGCTGGCCAACGTCGAGGCGCTCAAGGTGATTCTCGAGACCTACGACCTGCCGCGCTATTACGACCAGCATGCCGAGCGCGTCAGCAAACGCCTGCTCGGCGGCCTCAAGAGCATCGGCCACCGCCATGTCGACCGCCTGCATCGCGGTCTGCCGGTGCGTGGCGTGCGTACCGAGTTGGTCATGAACCCGGAAGGCTACCTGGGCGAGGGCGATCTGTTCCTCTTCGCTTCGGTGCTCAATGAATTTTTCGCCCTCTACGCCAGTCTCAACAGCTACCACGAGCTGCACGTACAGAGTACACAGGGAGAGTCGTACAAATGGACGCCACGCATGGGGCAACAGCCCCTGCTCTGA